The following proteins come from a genomic window of Megalobrama amblycephala isolate DHTTF-2021 linkage group LG1, ASM1881202v1, whole genome shotgun sequence:
- the LOC125280001 gene encoding transmembrane protein 220-like isoform X1 — protein sequence MKNKIRVSFSQIIWRVCNLFMSVFFSLATYAQINDPDAALWMVGYAVPAGLCFLICCEQQITGGNYRYFPARGRKVTIIQSFEPRFSHIRGIKQIYFTGVIFALRECCGLLLTVFWLLLCRHSGRSPVGSVRICTAVGITVFPFITWIYYYMNTELRKHWPEHCTTAL from the exons ATGAAGAACAAGATCAGAGTCTCGTTTTCTCAGATCATCTGGAGAgtttgtaatttattcatgtcagtgtttttctcGCTGGCGACTTACGCGCAG atAAATGATCCAGATGCTGCTTTGTGGATG GTTGGTTATGCAGTTCCAGCTGGATTGTGCTTTTTGATTTGTTGTGAACAACAAATAACAG GAGGGAATTACAGATATTTTCCAGCAAGAGGAAGGAAGGTGACAATAATTCAGAGTTTTGAGCCCAGATTCAGTCACATTAGAGGaataaaacagatttatttCACCGGTGTAATCTTTGCCCTTAGGGAGTGTTGTGGACTCCTGCTGACGGTTTTCTGGCTGCTGCTCTGCAGACATTCAGGAAG GAGTCCTGTCGGCTCCGTGAGGATCTGCACTGCTGTGGGAATCACTGTGTTTCCCTTCATCACATGGATCTATTACTACATGAACACAGAGCTGAGGAAACACTGGCCTGAACACTGTACAACTGCTCTCTGA
- the LOC125280001 gene encoding uncharacterized protein LOC125280001 isoform X2, which produces MKNKIRVSFSQIIWRVCNLFMSVFFSLATYAQINDPDAALWMVGYAVPAGLCFLICCEQQITGGNYRYFPARGRKGVLWTPADGFLAAALQTFRKESCRLREDLHCCGNHCVSLHHMDLLLHEHRAEETLA; this is translated from the exons ATGAAGAACAAGATCAGAGTCTCGTTTTCTCAGATCATCTGGAGAgtttgtaatttattcatgtcagtgtttttctcGCTGGCGACTTACGCGCAG atAAATGATCCAGATGCTGCTTTGTGGATG GTTGGTTATGCAGTTCCAGCTGGATTGTGCTTTTTGATTTGTTGTGAACAACAAATAACAG GAGGGAATTACAGATATTTTCCAGCAAGAGGAAGGAAG GGAGTGTTGTGGACTCCTGCTGACGGTTTTCTGGCTGCTGCTCTGCAGACATTCAGGAAG GAGTCCTGTCGGCTCCGTGAGGATCTGCACTGCTGTGGGAATCACTGTGTTTCCCTTCATCACATGGATCTATTACTACATGAACACAGAGCTGAGGAAACACTGGCCTGA